AAACATTACTATCCAGTTTAAAGGGTTCCATATTTTTATTCCCCATAACACTTGCATTATGTCAGACTGTATTGCAGACTGACAGAGCAGGTGAGATGACCGCTCTGACTTTCTGCTTCTCAGTGTCTGACTATCTGTCTTCCCTCAGATAAGGACAAGCCTCTGGACTCAGATGAGGACTCCCTGGGTGGGGCAGGTGTGGGCAGCTGCACTCTGCGATCCTCCTCCCAGTCAGCCTTCCTGGGGCCCCTGCTATGGGAGCGCACCTTGCCCTGTGACGGGGGCCtgttccagctgcagtacatgGACCTGGAGGAGTTCCTCACGGAGAATGGCATGGGATGCatgcacagcagcagctccagctctgCCCAGATCCCCTCTCAGAGTTCCCCGTCTGCCATTCCCAGCCAGAGTTCCCAGTGCCCTCCGTCCTCCCCTCCGCCCTGCTcgtcatcctcctcaatctcttctatgtcctcctcctctccatcaCTGCTAGGGTTGGATGTACAGCAGGCTGCACAGGGCCTTTTGGGGGCGCCAGAGGGCTTACATGGTGAGTCTGTGTTGGATGGCCTCAGTCATGGGGCCTGATCTGCTGTTACACGTGTGAAGTGGAACTGAGACAAATCAGACAGTTTAATATTAGCAGTAATGCAAGGAATGAAGAATGAAGTTGCATAGTTTTGTTTCAAAGAGTGGTCAGCCATATTGGACACTGGGTTCATTTATGTCCTATGTGTGTTCCAAAATCAACAATCTGTAATAGAAGAACGTTCAGCGTAAATGCTACATTTCTATGACCAAAATCAGACATTCCAATGTGACTGCCTGTGTGCTGTTGGAGGTTTAGCATGTCTGTGGTATGGACTTCATCACATCTATTGCAGAAGAGTACTTGAGAGACGCAGAGGGAGCACCGTGTCACATGCAGAGTACATTATTAGTGGGAGCCTTTGATCAGTATAAACAGAAACCAACAGAAACAATGCAacagaatgactgaaaaaataatgcagaataTATGAAGATGGGTCAGTGTGCATTGTTATTAAATTAACCATGAATAACGTAATAAGTACACAGTGAAGAAAAGGCTGAACGAGGCAGAgggttttctgtattttttttaaagccctttcactctctgtctctctctctctctctctctctctctctctcactcacacgctTAGTCCATGTGCAGGCAGGCTGTCACGTGCTGATGCAGAAAGCAGTGGAGCgagaggggaagggaggggtgAGGAGGCATAGGAACACAGGGCTTGGAAGAGCAGAAACACACCACAGAAAGCCAATGGTGGCTACATTGTAGTGCGTGTTTAACACACAACATCTGAGTGTAACTGTGTGATTAAGATGAGACCTGTTCTGAATACTGCACATGTATTGCACATGAATATTGCATCTGAGCTGAGACTGGAGGGAAGAACAGCCGTGTtatttttgtgctctgctgAGAAGGGAAAAGGAAGGGCTGGACATCAGAGTCCTGTCCTGCAGTTTCTCTTTGGGAGGAGGAAGGTTTTTTGTATATCTTTGATACAAAGGGAGGGAACCTATATTGTTAGGATTTAGACATGGCTGCTGGGTAAATATTGTGCAGTCAGCTGCCCATATGATCTTCCTTCGTATCGCAGTCCTTTGCTCCCTGTTTGTCTCTCAGCAATTTTTCCAGCCTCCCTCTATATAATACCTCtatataatgtaatttaattaaaagcaaaaaacccATCAGCTACATTACACTTTTCTCTCACCTGAATTATTGGACTTGCATTGTGTGAGAAGCCATCTTACATGTCATTTTTCATTACTGTGCACTTAGAGTTGAAATCTGTGCAAGAGCTGGTGACAGATTGCAGTAATTAAGATGCAGCACAGTGCTCAGAGTGTGTCTGAATATATGCCTTATTGTCTGAATTATTAAGCTATTAAACGTGATGTGTAAATTGCTTGAGAAAGGGTATTTTATTATAGGACGGCTGGCCAAATGTGGAGAACATCTATAGAAATGCACATTGACAGTTAATAATGTAACAGAAGCTTGTATAAAATTtatgcttatatatatatatatatatatatatatatgtaaataaataatattgtgaattccctgcagggattagtAAAGTGTTATCATATcctatattataattattattagattTTAAATGCCTATAGAAATATATGTGtattagaaaattattttaatataaagacAATATTACTGCATGCACAAGATAGTCTGGGGGAAGTTAAGGGCAGCCGTGATCCGTGGTGATCCGAGGCCAGTGTTCGCAGTGCACTGAGTGCAGCAGAGAAGAAAATTCCTGTTCGCGGAGCTCTTCTGGGCCTCGGGCACGCGCTGGATCCGCAGTGTGACCTGAGGTTGACTGTGGTCGTGGCGCCACCTGGCGGTCTCTTAgtgtcactgctgctgctttggaaagCTTGCCTTCTTAAGGATCTGTGAATATTTTCCTGCTTTAAGTTTTTGAAGCCCCTATAATAGAGCTTCATTGTAGCTGATGTATTTCACTAACTTGTAGCTGTGTCAGAAAAttcaaaagcattattttaacatctcaattttttttcttatgcagGAGGGCAGGCTATCCCTCCGGACCCTTCAgcttcctcctcctgtcctccaCCCCCTGTACCCCCCTCCACCAATGCCACGGATGTCATGGTGAACTTTGACCCCGATCCTGCAGACCTGGCACTGTCCAGCGTGCCAGGACAGGAGGCCTTCGACCCTCGGAGGCACCGCTTCACAGAGGAAGAGCTCAAACCACAGCCTATGATCAAAAAAGCCCGTAAAATGTTGGTGCCAGAGGACCAGAAGGTACTGTCACATCCTGGCATTTCGTTTCACTTGGAACAGGGTAGGAATATCATGTCCAGTGAAATTAATGAGTCAGATACCACATGTGTCTTGGCTTTGGATGGTTTGTTCTGCGAGTGGAACTGACAAGTGACCAGTTTTGAAAATGATAATGAGtgtcaaatgaaatgtttattgaTGTGAAACACGACACTGGGCATGGCTCGTCATTAGTAAGATTGCATCATTTGTAGTTTGCtataattttgtaaaatgtaaacaacattTACCACATCGATTTTCGTTATTGTTATGTTAAATGATAATATACGTTTATTTGACTTAGTGTAAAAGAACAAGGCCGTGGTCTGCAGCTTGAATCTGCTGTGCTTTCCGATCCCGTGGCTCACCGAACTCTTCTTGTCCACACAGGATGATAAATACTGGAGCCGACGGTATAAGAACAACGAGGCAGCAAAGCGATCACGAGATGCTCGGCGGCTAAAGGAGAACCAGATCTCAGTGCGTGCGGCCTTCCTGGAGCGGGAGAACGCAGCACTGCGCCAGGAAGTGGCTGACATGCGCAAGGAGCTGGGCCGCTGCCGTAACATCCTCCACAAATACGAGAGCCGGCACGGGGACTTATGAGGTGCTGCATAGGGTGAGACGGGTGAGAAGATGCCATGGAGCTTCAACACAAAGAACGAACTGCTGGAAGATGGGCATGGAGGAAAAAGGTGGTGAAGATACAgctgtaccttttttttaatcacaaccCTTGTATAATTTTTCACTGGGGGTGACAGTGAACACACAGGGCATGTTGGGAAATGTGTGAAAGGCAAAGATGGATCAGGGGAGTTCAAAAGCAGTGAGATGATTTTGACATAGGataattgtatatttttatatttgcaaaGAGAGATGAAAGGAAACTTTGGAaataattttgtatattttatatatgggGAGGGATTGGGGGAATAGGAAAGAGCAACTTTAACATGTTTTCAAATAGGATTTTTGTcaaatgatatattttaaataatgaatggtTAGCTAACATCGACCTTGAGAGTGATGTTAAAGTTTGgttggaaaatgaaaaagtaaaatgggCTGAAGTGTGAAGAAGATGGATATTTAAGTTGAAatccctgaagaaaaaaaaaactgaatggttTAAATTATGTTGTAGGTTCAGTAAAGCACTTACTTTGTTACCCtcatattttattagtttcctagattaaatgtgtgtttgatgATTACGTATGAGAGAGGGATAAACTGTAAAACACTAATCCCTACACATCTTATATATGCAAAGATGTATGTCTGTACATATGCAGagattattttaatgtgtatattaatttgatgtgtgtgtgtgtgtgtgtatatacacacacacccacacacacccatataCAAACAGAGAGCAGACACTTCTCACCTACATGCATATGTATAGTGTAAGGAGAGCCAAGATTTTGTCCTCGATGAACCACAGATTAAATGGTCTGCACAAGGTAATGCACAGGTATGAATGCTGTGGTAAATGATATGTATTTACAATAAGCTCACAATTTATCCTCTCTCTGAATTTGTGACGTGAATGAAACTGGTTTAGAATTTGTCACCCAAGTCAAGTTGGTAGTGAGTATGATGCATGTTTTACCGGTGCTCTTGAGTTTGTCTTGTATCCTGGCTTCATAACTGTCCTCTGACCACACATCCTATTATAAATTTAACTGCCTGTTCTCCAAGtattgtaaaaataatagtatATCCATACTTGgttatgtattatattatataccacaatatatttatatctcTCTTTTAGACCTAGTTCTATTCATCGTAAAAGAACGCACCATAACACTACtgtacattatatgtatgtacatgtgtatatatatatatatatacacacacacacacacacacacacacacacacgtacgtatatgtatgtatgataAACCATGAAAGAATTATTGAATTTTACTATATAGCCCAAAGAGGTATGTGTGTAATGAAATGCCTACATTGGTGAAGGAAGAAGCGCACGTCAGGAATGCCGAGCCATGTAGAGACACTACCAACTCACCTTGGGAGGAAGATTCTAGTAAAACCAGTGCTGGGCTGTGTTGAACTTCAGATCTGTTTGTTAATTTAGTCATAGTGATCaaatatcattttttaaattattgttactactTTAATTATGgttgctattattattgttgttgttattactcTTACATTCtaattttcagcatttctggCAGTGATTTGCAGAAGGAATGCACTTTTATCTCTTAAATTCCTTGTATTTCAAAACCAGATTCACTTCTATTTTCCACGATTGTGTTCCTTTTCCGCATCGTGACCTTGGGCGACGCTGCCTCACAGGTATTTTGCTGTAGTCATGTCATTGTATTTGAAACTGATTATATAAAGAACTATGGACATTTCACTTGGAGAATCTGAACTTCTTGCAGCCTCTCTGCCAGCTGCAGCGACCAGGTGCTGTTTTACATCCTGTGGAACACAAATCCGTCTTGTGATACCTGAGAACTCTTTGTAGAATCTGATAAACATTTTGCAACAttgttatgtaaatgtgtattgtGGAGCCTCAGTGCGATGTGACTGTTGACGGTCTCATCACAGTGATACTGTGTGAGGAGTGTTTCCGGTCATGTGCTCTTAGTGTTTCCCTCTCCAAGTGGATTATGAACAGCTCTCTTTGACCTACCGGTTCCATCCGAAAATGCAGCTACAACGCAGATACACTGGTTATGTCCACTGCCTGCTGTTTTTGTCCTACAATGATCACAGAAGGTATCTGTTCACACTAATACAGCATACAATGTTGGATACTTATATTTGTGTTATATTCTTTTGGAATGAAGTGCAAACACTCAAGTGTAATTCACATTAAGATTTTTATACAGTTGTGCAACCAACATACTTTACTATCCACGCTCTTGTACTCTTCCTTGTATCTTGTTCACTAAATCTAAAATTTCCCTTGTTTCACCATATGAGGTACGATACAGTGCGATTGCACTTTTCTTTGTTGCCCGATTTGTTTggaatttgttttgcatcacaGCAACTGTCTTTGAAAAACAGTGACATACtacacatgaaaaacaaaaggacaaagTAAAAGAACAGTACATTTCAAATAGACATACAATGCCATAGCAATAAAGCCACGCATTAATACAGAAGGTCCCAATACACACTTGATGGCACTGTCTGTATTACCTACCGTTACACTGACTGCTCTGTGGTGCACAATGCTTCCATCTAGCGGTCAAAACGCAAATAGCAGCCTCTCACCTCCTGTAAAATCAGTGTTGAGGTAAACGCCATTAAATCAAAGTTGACTCTTGTTGACCACTACAGTATTGTGATTGTCGGGGTATGAAAGTGGTCTGAACTACTGTGTTACTGTTGCGTTCTTCTGAGCAAATCTTTGGACTGTTGAAGGAAACCAGTGCAAACACTTAAaccagctggtagggtagtggttagagttgctaccttTTGACACAAAGATTataagttcaaatctcacctctagctgtagtacctttgtgcaaggtacttaccctaaattgctccagtaacattacccagctgaacaaaggagtaaataattgtagatagattaacattctaagttgctttagagaaaagcatcagctaaatacattaatataaatcCCTGTTGACAGAGCCTAAATACAACACATATCTGAGGGACCAGTAttatctgctgcaccaccatgtcgcTAGTAAAGCAGATgtcctgtaaataaaatgaataaaaatgcagagGAGTGTATTCTGAAATATAATGTGTTTAACACAAATTCTTAGTAACCATAATAAAACACTCATGCTTTAGTGGCAGCATTACATCACAATTCCTGTCATTTTAACTCTGGCCACCAAATGCAGTCCTGCAGTGAGCACAGACTTCTGCCTCTGACTTGTCACAGTTTATTTCAGGCAATAATAATTGTGGCGAGAGAACAGTTGTCTGGTGCTGCAGTGGCTGTAACAGAGATGGATAAAATggatttcatatttttccatcAAGGTGGCACCATCTAGACTGCGCTTGTACCAGATTTTTGAGAACTGCAGATTTTTTGGCTTCTTGTTTAAGTCAGTGAAATTTTCCTCATCCCTTCCATTAAGTGGCTCATCTGTAACCCTCACTAGCTAAGTGGGACTTACAAGTGACACATGGTAACGGAAAACAGGAATGGTGTTCCATACTCCCTTTCAGAAGGTGTAATACTATGGTATTTACGGAAGTCCTGAATCGGACGACGACATTGTCAATAAATAGCCCCGTACAGCTGCCTTGTCGTGCGGAGGCGACGCTTTCACACCCGGTTCTGTCACTCAGCAGCGCTGCTGGATGGAGGATACTGACACTCTGCGGAATATCCATTtttaacagggaaaaaaaaggtccaCAGCTGAATTGAATACTGGGGACTGCTGTGACCGAAAAAATTCTGTTCAGTTGCCATGGCGACTAAAAACCGTAGTGAAAAGTGCCGTGACAGCCACAGTCATAACAGAATGAGTAATTGCGACCTCTTGCCACTTAGTGCCGTGAGTAACTCCACACTGACGGCGGCAGGACCCGATCGCACGTGGTCTGGGGATGTCAATGCCCAGAGCCTGTCACAGTCTGTCGGGAAATGGGAAGGCTGCTGTGGGGgttttcacagttttatcaTCTGACTAGTGTAACATTTGACAGGCGCTATCCCTGGATTGTACTAATCTGCTCAGTTCCAACCGCCGGCTGAAGTCATGTAGACGTGCGCTCTTCTCAGCGTGCCTCGACAGGTGTCATTTGTCTAGGCTACTCCAGCCTCTATTAATAACAATTGTATTGTTAAGGTGTTATAAGATGCTGAACCCTGTACCTTCGTTGATCTTGAGGAGACAGTTCATTTTTAGGAACAATAGAAATGGGCAGAATATCGCAGAATAACCTTTTCAGCCTGAATTAGATCTAGGCTGATCTAGCGCTCAGTTAAAGGCGGGTGGAAGATGCAGAAGTGATTTCAGCGACTGAAAGAAGGTGAAATGCAGCAGATAGTGGTCACCAGAACATTTTATAATGAACCCATGAGCAACGGGATCAGCAGCCTTGTGCCTGGACAAAGAATTTAGCTTCTGTAGACTGTAGCTCAGGTTTGACACTTGTACAGGTCTTCTTCCTCTTGGACTTTTCCACACAGGTCCCCTGTCACTACATTATAATGCCCAGGAGAgagggcagccactggtacccGGACCCTCCCACAGGTTTATTTTTATCCTTTACTTTGCagttgggtttttttgttttcctctcctcagctgccaggtGCCTCACTCTACTGTTAATCGTAACCATTATAACTGTAATACTGGGTCATTCTCAGCAAGTTTGTTCAGTTCTCTGTCACTTGGCTGAGTAAAGTGCTCtataacaataaattaaagaaactgAACTGACACCTCGAGAACCACCTTCAGGCGGTGACTTTGGACAGAGGACAAGTAACAGGAGCCAAAGTGATATGGGTTGTCTCATTCAAGACACATGGATTCCCCATCCCATCGCCTCTTTCGGTTATTGCCCGGATTACGTTGACAAGATTGCCGTTGTCTCTGACACTTCgccgatgctcttctccaatgcaacttataaaattaagcttcttaccattatttacacagcagggcaaaTTTGGCAGGAGTCATTtcgggtaaataccttgctcaagggtactacagcaggaggagggaatCAGTTCTGGGTCActcaagtccaaaggtggcagctgtaaccactatgcctccTCTTGTTTTCCATGAATTTGTCATATGCTGCTTTTGTTCCCATGACAGACAGTATTACCAGGGCTACGTTGTTAGTTCTGGCAAGGTTAAATGAGCTGTCTCCTTAAATTTATTCCCTGGAATGTCACGGGTTTGGGTCAGATAATTAAGGGAAAGGAGATTTTAACACTCCTGAAATAAGGAGAAAGTAGCTACTGCATTACTGCAAGGAACGCACCTTCTCGTACTATCTCAAACCAAGGAAAAATTGCTGGCCAAGCGTACTTTTCTTCCATTACGTCTGACAAAAGCAGGGCTGTCGTTTGAATGAGCAACAATATCTCGGACGTTCTTGATTCTCACCAACATGACTCGGAGGACAGGTTCTCTCTCATCATTTTtggacaacatttacattttaacatttttatggcCTGAATGTGGACTCTCAG
This genomic interval from Scleropages formosus chromosome 23, fSclFor1.1, whole genome shotgun sequence contains the following:
- the LOC108931749 gene encoding hepatic leukemia factor-like produces the protein MSRPLSQILPPELPAGASPQFGGGGQAGGAPGSGGPGSGHLSSMASLKSLLQLPIKADQRTKDCCDMKDKDKPLDSDEDSLGGAGVGSCTLRSSSQSAFLGPLLWERTLPCDGGLFQLQYMDLEEFLTENGMGCMHSSSSSSAQIPSQSSPSAIPSQSSQCPPSSPPPCSSSSSISSMSSSSPSLLGLDVQQAAQGLLGAPEGLHGGQAIPPDPSASSSCPPPPVPPSTNATDVMVNFDPDPADLALSSVPGQEAFDPRRHRFTEEELKPQPMIKKARKMLVPEDQKDDKYWSRRYKNNEAAKRSRDARRLKENQISVRAAFLERENAALRQEVADMRKELGRCRNILHKYESRHGDL